The Deinococcus carri genome contains a region encoding:
- a CDS encoding sensor histidine kinase produces the protein MTRPSRRGPSLAVTLLLSMLLVVGLAVGGMFLFSNLAVRREVAQLPPEVQAYLRARQEAERRGEQPPPFPHPPGQMPASGTPSGQGNTSGTSPRPRGGGLPAVLNPRTRSFVRDVQTSLVWGGLVAAAVAASLGLLLARRVARPVTAVSRAAARLAGGDLSARAPVLPGDREVAELARSFNEMAGSLEALERERQQAVADIAHELRTPIAIMQARLDALEDGVYPLDAGQIALLSAQTQLLTRLVGDLRTLTLADAGRLGLYTEAVDLAEVAAQVVRDLTDRATARGVHLTLTAAPACLTADRDRVRQLTANLVENALRHARVRVTVQVESGPDGAHLHVDDDGPGIPESLRDAVFTRFTRLDESRTRDTGGSGLGLAIVRALASAHGGHACADASPLGGARFTVVLPQAGQAAG, from the coding sequence TTGACCCGGCCTTCCCGGCGCGGCCCCAGCCTGGCGGTCACGCTGCTGCTCTCGATGCTGCTGGTCGTCGGGCTGGCGGTCGGGGGCATGTTCCTGTTTTCCAACCTCGCCGTGCGGCGGGAAGTCGCGCAGCTTCCCCCCGAGGTGCAGGCCTACCTGCGCGCCCGCCAGGAGGCCGAGCGCCGGGGCGAGCAGCCGCCGCCCTTTCCGCACCCGCCGGGGCAGATGCCCGCCTCCGGGACGCCTTCGGGACAGGGCAACACCTCGGGCACGTCCCCGCGGCCCCGCGGCGGTGGCCTGCCCGCCGTGCTGAACCCGCGCACCCGCAGCTTCGTGCGCGACGTGCAGACCAGCCTGGTGTGGGGCGGCCTGGTCGCGGCGGCGGTGGCGGCCTCGCTGGGCCTGCTGCTGGCGCGGCGGGTGGCGCGGCCCGTCACCGCCGTCTCGCGGGCGGCGGCGCGGCTGGCGGGAGGCGACCTCTCCGCCCGCGCCCCGGTGCTGCCCGGCGACCGCGAGGTGGCCGAGCTGGCCCGCAGCTTCAACGAGATGGCGGGCAGCCTGGAAGCCCTGGAGCGCGAGCGCCAGCAGGCGGTGGCCGACATCGCGCACGAGCTGCGCACGCCCATCGCCATCATGCAGGCCCGGCTGGACGCGCTGGAAGACGGCGTGTACCCCCTCGACGCGGGCCAGATCGCGCTGCTGAGCGCGCAGACGCAGCTGCTCACGCGCCTGGTGGGCGACCTGCGGACCCTCACGCTGGCCGACGCGGGGCGGCTGGGCCTGTACACGGAGGCTGTGGACCTGGCCGAGGTGGCGGCGCAGGTGGTCCGCGACCTGACCGACCGGGCGACGGCCCGCGGCGTCCACCTCACCCTGACGGCGGCCCCGGCGTGCCTGACCGCCGACCGCGACCGGGTGCGGCAGCTCACCGCAAATCTGGTCGAGAACGCCCTGCGCCACGCCCGCGTCCGCGTGACGGTGCAGGTGGAAAGCGGCCCCGACGGTGCCCACCTGCACGTGGACGACGACGGCCCCGGCATTCCCGAGAGCCTGCGCGACGCGGTGTTTACCCGCTTCACCCGCCTAGACGAGAGCCGCACCCGCGACACGGGCGGCAGCGGCCTGGGCCTCGCCATCGTCCGCGCCCTCGCCAGCGCCCATGGCGGCCATGCCTGCGCCGACGCCTCGCCGCTAGGCGGGGCACGCTTCACGGTCGTGCTGCCGCAGGCCGGGCAGGCGGCAGGTTAA
- a CDS encoding response regulator transcription factor codes for MSALILIVEDEPQLAEVLEAYARQEGYRTERAADGLTALTTYRAAHPDLILLDVMLPGKSGLDVLKTIRAAGPTPVILVTARAEETDQIVGLELGADDYVVKPFRPREVMARVKAVLRRVNAALEDQERPLRVGPLEVDRRAARARVDGQPLNLTPAEFRLLAHLAQVPGRACTREELLAAALPDSDALERVVDAHLASVRRKLDAAGAGELLHTVRGVGYRLEAPA; via the coding sequence ATGAGTGCCCTGATCCTGATCGTCGAGGACGAACCGCAGCTCGCGGAGGTGCTGGAAGCCTACGCGCGGCAGGAGGGCTACCGCACCGAGCGGGCCGCCGACGGCCTCACGGCGCTGACCACCTACCGCGCCGCCCACCCCGACCTGATCCTGCTGGACGTGATGCTGCCCGGCAAGAGCGGCCTGGACGTGCTCAAGACCATCCGCGCGGCGGGTCCCACACCCGTCATCCTGGTCACGGCGCGGGCGGAGGAAACCGACCAGATCGTGGGCCTGGAACTCGGCGCGGACGACTACGTGGTCAAGCCCTTTCGCCCGCGCGAGGTGATGGCCCGCGTCAAGGCGGTGCTGCGGCGGGTGAACGCCGCCCTCGAGGACCAGGAACGGCCCCTGCGGGTCGGCCCGCTGGAGGTGGACCGCCGCGCCGCCCGCGCCCGCGTGGACGGCCAGCCGCTCAACCTCACCCCGGCCGAGTTCCGGCTGCTGGCGCACCTGGCGCAGGTGCCGGGGCGGGCCTGCACGCGCGAGGAACTGCTGGCGGCGGCCCTGCCCGACAGTGACGCCCTGGAGCGGGTGGTGGACGCCCACCTCGCCAGCGTGCGGCGCAAGCTCGACGCAGCCGGGGCGGGGGAGTTGCTGCACACGGTACGCGGCGTGGGCTACCGGCTGGAGGCCCCGGCTTGA
- a CDS encoding TolC family protein, translated as MTWPPPPAPAPWLLTLALLLGAGGGQAQTAPTPSAPAQAAPSQSLPAAGATLTLEAALAQLAQAPGVTQAQLAVQVAQQNLNAARSALGLSVSVTGNASYTGPSTTTGTDGTTTAVAGSLGGSAGVQANLGLLPWSDAQSGLQAAQRNLTLAQARLAAAQGSGRLNVYQQYLAAALAQQNVTLSGQTLALRQRQLEIARVQQSQANATQESVLSAQANVQLAQAAVQAAQSDLESARLNLAAALGRDLTGVTFSSVPPSAFALPDLAPLVARARTGTVDVVQAQNALADAQDTLAEQERNARLPDLTASLRYGPAGSGGLSASLNVREGTAGVGYSLPLGTSSGSGSSNRVVASVSGSYVVYSPAQRAQLSAAQAGVTQAQLTLNVAQQTAELAVRTGYSAAQSALNALPPAATQVQVAQAALSAAQARLGAGTGTAEDVTAAQLALAQAELNLVQARVKVQTALIQLQNAAGGTP; from the coding sequence ATGACCTGGCCTCCCCCCCCGGCCCCCGCGCCCTGGCTGCTGACGCTCGCGCTCCTGCTGGGGGCGGGGGGAGGACAGGCCCAGACGGCCCCCACCCCGTCCGCTCCAGCTCAGGCGGCCCCCTCCCAAAGCCTTCCGGCCGCGGGGGCCACCCTGACCCTGGAGGCGGCCCTGGCACAGCTCGCGCAGGCTCCGGGCGTCACGCAGGCGCAGCTGGCCGTGCAGGTGGCGCAGCAGAATCTGAACGCGGCCCGCAGCGCCCTGGGCCTCAGCGTCAGCGTGACGGGCAACGCCAGTTACACGGGACCGTCCACCACCACGGGGACCGACGGCACGACCACGGCGGTGGCGGGGAGCCTGGGGGGCAGCGCGGGCGTGCAGGCCAACCTGGGCCTGCTCCCCTGGTCGGATGCCCAGAGCGGGTTGCAGGCCGCCCAGCGCAACCTGACCCTGGCCCAGGCCCGCCTGGCCGCCGCCCAGGGCAGCGGGCGGCTGAACGTGTATCAGCAGTACCTCGCCGCCGCCCTGGCCCAGCAGAACGTGACTCTCAGCGGGCAGACCCTGGCCCTGCGCCAGCGGCAACTGGAGATCGCGCGGGTGCAGCAGAGCCAGGCGAACGCCACCCAGGAAAGCGTGCTGTCGGCCCAGGCGAACGTGCAGCTCGCCCAGGCCGCCGTGCAGGCCGCCCAGTCCGACCTGGAATCCGCCCGCCTCAACCTCGCGGCGGCACTGGGGCGGGACCTGACGGGCGTGACCTTCAGCAGTGTGCCCCCCAGCGCCTTTGCCCTGCCGGACCTGGCCCCGCTGGTGGCCCGCGCCCGCACCGGAACGGTGGACGTGGTGCAGGCCCAGAACGCCCTGGCGGACGCCCAGGACACCCTGGCCGAGCAGGAGCGCAATGCCCGTCTGCCCGACCTCACCGCCAGCCTGCGCTACGGCCCGGCGGGCAGCGGCGGCCTGAGCGCTAGCCTGAACGTGCGGGAAGGCACGGCGGGTGTGGGGTACTCGCTCCCGCTGGGCACGTCGAGCGGCAGTGGCAGCAGCAACCGCGTGGTCGCCAGCGTCAGCGGCAGCTATGTGGTGTACTCGCCCGCCCAGCGCGCCCAGCTCTCGGCGGCGCAGGCGGGCGTGACCCAGGCGCAACTCACGCTGAACGTGGCGCAGCAGACGGCGGAACTGGCCGTGCGGACGGGGTACAGTGCCGCACAGTCGGCCCTGAATGCCCTGCCCCCCGCCGCCACCCAGGTGCAGGTTGCGCAGGCCGCCCTCAGCGCGGCGCAGGCCCGCCTGGGGGCCGGGACCGGGACGGCAGAGGACGTGACGGCCGCGCAGCTCGCCCTCGCCCAGGCCGAACTGAACCTCGTGCAGGCCCGCGTGAAGGTCCAGACCGCCCTCATTCAACTTCAGAACGCCGCCGGAGGCACCCCGTGA
- a CDS encoding TolC family protein: MNRTPTLTLALGLTLLAPNALAQSAVSVTQAVQAALSNGTDVRTAQANLDKATAANKAAQADPSTLAAAKLAAQNGQTLATLSLRSARLSTLQSAVNAYTALLEAQENVELQTLQTQVDQKAVQVAQVKLSVSNATPLDVQKAQNTLAGSTQALADARAQVNLASAKLSSLTGLPAGVRAAGLGNLPTLKSSLTQLRTGLEDNLTSVVGAKNDVAAAQLNVRLADNDFTPARTLSDARTALANAQRTLDAAQKNAGNALSTAYQTAQNAAEQLKVAQSREAAALRSYNQDAARLRSGTISAVDLQQTQLALKEAQFARLQAQDNVLETLAALSVAAGQNLTGIGGAL; the protein is encoded by the coding sequence GTGAACCGTACGCCCACCCTCACCCTCGCCCTGGGTCTGACCCTGCTCGCCCCCAACGCCCTCGCCCAGTCGGCCGTGTCTGTCACCCAGGCGGTCCAGGCCGCCCTCAGCAATGGCACCGACGTGCGGACGGCCCAGGCCAACCTGGACAAGGCGACCGCTGCCAACAAGGCCGCTCAGGCCGACCCCAGCACCCTGGCCGCCGCGAAGCTGGCCGCGCAGAACGGGCAGACGCTCGCCACGCTGAGTCTGCGCTCAGCGCGGCTCTCCACCCTCCAGAGCGCCGTGAATGCCTACACCGCCCTGCTGGAGGCCCAGGAGAACGTGGAACTCCAGACCCTCCAGACCCAGGTGGACCAGAAGGCCGTGCAGGTCGCGCAGGTCAAGCTCAGCGTGAGCAACGCGACCCCGCTGGACGTGCAGAAGGCCCAGAACACCCTGGCGGGCAGCACCCAGGCCCTCGCGGACGCCCGCGCCCAGGTGAACCTCGCCTCCGCGAAGCTCTCCAGCCTGACCGGCCTCCCCGCCGGGGTCCGCGCGGCGGGGCTGGGCAACCTGCCCACCCTCAAAAGCAGCCTCACCCAGCTCCGCACGGGCCTGGAGGACAACCTCACCAGCGTGGTGGGCGCGAAGAACGACGTGGCCGCCGCCCAGCTCAACGTGAGGCTGGCCGACAACGACTTCACCCCGGCCCGCACCCTAAGTGACGCCCGCACCGCCCTCGCCAACGCGCAGCGCACGCTGGACGCCGCTCAGAAGAACGCCGGGAATGCTCTGTCTACCGCGTACCAGACGGCCCAGAATGCCGCCGAGCAGCTCAAGGTCGCCCAGAGCCGGGAGGCCGCCGCCCTCAGGAGTTACAACCAGGACGCGGCGCGGCTGAGGAGCGGCACCATCAGCGCCGTGGACCTGCAACAGACGCAACTGGCGCTCAAGGAAGCGCAGTTCGCCCGGCTTCAGGCGCAGGACAATGTGCTGGAGACGCTGGCGGCGCTGTCGGTGGCGGCGGGGCAGAATCTGACGGGGATTGGGGGGGCGTTGTAG